The genomic region AGCTGCCGGCCCCGGTTGAAGGTGAACTTGCGGCTGACCGTGCCGCGCGCATCGGCATACGCAATGCAGATGGTGCCCACCGGCTTGTCGGGCGTGCCGCCGTCGGGGCCGGCAATTCCGCTGGTGGCCAGCGCCACATCGGTACCAAGGCGGATGCGGGCGCCTTCAGCCATTTCGCGCACGGTTTCCTCGCTCACGGCCCCGAAGGCCGCCAGCGTGGCGGGCAGCACGCCCAGCTCCCGCGTTTTGATGTCGTTGTGGTAGGCCACGATGCTGCCCCGGAAGTAGGCCGAGCTGCCGGGAATACTCGTGATTTTGTGGGCCAGCAGGCCGCCCGTGCAGCTTTCGGCGGTGCCCAGCGTGAGGCCCCGCGCCAGCAGCAGCTGCCCCACGGCTTCCTCCAGCTTGATTTCGCCTTCGGCAAACAGATGCTCGCCGAGGCGGGTGCGCAGTTCGGGCAGCAGGGCTTCCATGCGCTGGCGCAGGTGGGGCTGGCCGTCGTCGGAGCCGGTGAGGCGCAGGCGCACGCCGCCCAGGTAGGGCAGGTAGGCCAGCTTGAAGTTGGCGGGCAGCGCGGCTTCCCAGTCGGCAATCTGCTCGGCCAGAAACGACTCGCCCAGGCCCACCGTCTGCACCACAATATGCTCGATGGGCTTCACTTGGAACCGCTGTTGCAGGCGCGGCAGCACGCCTTCGGTCAT from Hymenobacter canadensis harbors:
- a CDS encoding competence/damage-inducible protein A, giving the protein MPQLPDVEIMTIGDELLYGQVIDTNSAFMGQELAKIGLRVRQISSVSDRADEIVAALDQARQRAQVVLITGGLGPTKDDLTKHVLARYFGSELVLHEPTLAHVEDIFRRFKRPMLDVNRQQALVPANCEVVFNAVGTAPGMWFEDQGTVFVSMPGVPHEMKYLMTEGVLPRLQQRFQVKPIEHIVVQTVGLGESFLAEQIADWEAALPANFKLAYLPYLGGVRLRLTGSDDGQPHLRQRMEALLPELRTRLGEHLFAEGEIKLEEAVGQLLLARGLTLGTAESCTGGLLAHKITSIPGSSAYFRGSIVAYHNDIKTRELGVLPATLAAFGAVSEETVREMAEGARIRLGTDVALATSGIAGPDGGTPDKPVGTICIAYADARGTVSRKFTFNRGRQLNVEYTVTMALNLLRQNLPATE